The following proteins are encoded in a genomic region of Candidatus Polarisedimenticolaceae bacterium:
- a CDS encoding TonB-dependent receptor: protein MERTIRRVIPPLLLAAAFVVPRATRADEPEQPLPSSGEESVVVIDDVAKVRRDSASFTDLDASAIQELHVGQDLSTLLGETTNAYSYSDAGNGYGYSYLRIRGFDQSRIAVNINGVPLNTPETHQVYTIDLGDFATSLGLIQIQRGPGTSLYGSPAVGGVVNLETASLSTVAGGELELGAGSFGTYRGSIRYGSPIGSSPWSWSFRAAHVESDGYRDPSWSKQSFGEIAFERFDPNSVWRILLFGGPEETQLAYLGVPHDYLSSDTLRKTNFLQPGETDNFFQPQLQVMNDRRIAPHLMLKNTVYVILGSGYFRQFAATQDAEGTTVDNAWLKRALDNKQFGWIPRVEWSHPHGLLTAGLELLFHQGRHDGQVTEGTVASAPISGDLQLYDFTNHKDTVNLFVREDLRLSQKATLGLEIRGTRHDFAMRDDRVNNVSWDATYQFLSPRIGFNWNVSDRWNVYAQASRTESEPPFNNVWDPEDTSAGNAPANFFKSYDPSKNRYSDPFAEPERLASYEVGGGYRKGATHVKADVYRMQFHNEFVYAGGLDADGLPITRNAGSSVHQGVEVEAGGRLPGQVDLSGYVAVSHDVLQKDTVLSPDGSGNVFTIDYSGNRIALFPGDIERLEIGRTFGIVRASMWARRVGTIYLDNSQNERKTPENRDQPGYVDKQVDPYTLVSAQAVVDLSRFGHRPAGSMTVRLRIDNLLDAKVAQFGYSYPLDAAYTQFYSEFFPSATRSAMLGFTFGF, encoded by the coding sequence ATGGAACGGACGATCCGCCGCGTCATCCCCCCCCTCCTCCTCGCCGCCGCCTTCGTCGTCCCGCGCGCGACCCGCGCCGACGAGCCGGAGCAGCCGCTCCCCTCGTCCGGCGAGGAGTCGGTCGTCGTCATCGACGACGTCGCGAAGGTCCGCCGCGACTCGGCGTCGTTCACCGACCTCGACGCCTCGGCGATCCAGGAGCTCCACGTCGGCCAGGACCTCTCGACCCTCCTCGGCGAGACGACCAACGCCTACTCGTACAGCGATGCCGGGAACGGCTACGGGTACAGCTACCTCCGGATCCGCGGGTTCGACCAGAGCCGGATCGCGGTCAACATCAACGGCGTCCCCCTCAACACGCCGGAGACGCACCAGGTCTACACGATCGATCTCGGCGACTTCGCGACGAGCCTCGGACTGATCCAGATCCAGCGCGGCCCGGGAACCTCGCTCTACGGATCGCCGGCCGTCGGGGGGGTGGTGAACCTCGAGACAGCATCGCTCTCGACCGTCGCGGGCGGCGAGCTCGAGCTGGGCGCGGGCTCGTTCGGCACGTACCGCGGCTCGATCCGCTACGGCTCGCCGATCGGCTCATCGCCGTGGTCGTGGTCGTTCCGCGCCGCGCACGTCGAGAGCGACGGCTACCGCGACCCGTCGTGGTCGAAGCAATCGTTCGGAGAGATCGCCTTCGAGCGGTTCGACCCGAATTCGGTCTGGCGCATCCTGCTCTTCGGCGGGCCGGAGGAGACGCAGCTCGCCTACCTCGGCGTGCCGCACGATTACCTCTCGTCCGACACCCTCCGGAAGACGAACTTCCTCCAGCCGGGCGAGACCGACAACTTCTTCCAACCGCAGCTCCAGGTCATGAACGACCGCCGGATCGCGCCCCACCTCATGCTCAAGAACACGGTCTACGTCATCCTCGGGAGCGGCTACTTCCGTCAGTTCGCGGCGACGCAGGACGCGGAGGGGACGACGGTCGACAACGCGTGGCTCAAGCGCGCCCTCGACAACAAGCAGTTCGGCTGGATCCCGCGCGTCGAATGGAGCCACCCGCACGGCCTCCTCACCGCGGGGCTCGAGCTGCTCTTCCATCAGGGGCGCCACGACGGGCAGGTGACCGAGGGCACGGTCGCGTCGGCGCCGATCTCCGGGGATCTGCAGCTCTACGACTTCACGAACCACAAGGACACCGTGAACCTCTTCGTCCGCGAGGACCTGCGCCTCTCGCAGAAGGCGACCCTCGGTCTCGAGATCCGCGGCACGCGTCACGACTTCGCGATGCGCGACGACCGGGTCAACAACGTCTCCTGGGACGCGACCTACCAGTTCCTCTCGCCGCGCATCGGCTTCAACTGGAACGTGAGCGACCGCTGGAACGTCTACGCCCAGGCGTCGCGGACCGAGAGCGAGCCGCCGTTCAACAACGTCTGGGACCCCGAGGACACCTCCGCCGGGAACGCTCCCGCGAACTTCTTCAAGTCCTACGACCCGTCGAAGAACCGCTACTCGGACCCGTTCGCGGAGCCGGAGCGCCTCGCGAGCTACGAGGTCGGCGGCGGCTACCGGAAGGGTGCGACGCACGTCAAGGCGGACGTCTACCGGATGCAGTTCCACAACGAGTTCGTCTATGCCGGCGGGCTCGACGCCGACGGCCTCCCGATCACGCGGAATGCGGGGTCGTCGGTGCATCAAGGGGTCGAGGTCGAAGCGGGCGGGCGGCTGCCGGGACAGGTCGACCTCTCCGGCTACGTCGCGGTGAGTCACGACGTCCTCCAGAAGGACACGGTGCTCTCCCCCGACGGCTCGGGGAACGTCTTCACGATCGACTACTCCGGCAACCGCATCGCGCTTTTCCCCGGCGACATCGAGCGCCTCGAGATCGGCCGCACCTTCGGGATCGTCCGCGCGTCGATGTGGGCCCGCCGCGTCGGCACGATCTACCTCGACAACTCGCAGAACGAGCGGAAGACGCCGGAGAACCGCGATCAGCCGGGATACGTCGACAAGCAGGTCGATCCGTACACGCTCGTCTCGGCGCAGGCGGTCGTCGACCTCTCGCGCTTCGGGCACCGGCCCGCCGGGTCGATGACGGTGAGGCTCCGCATCGACAACCTTCTCGACGCGAAGGTCGCCCAGTTCGGCTACTCGTACCCGCTCGACGCGGCGTACACGCAGTTCTACTCGGAGTTCTTCCCGTCGGCGACGCGCAGCGCGATGCTCGGCTTCACCTTCGGGTTCTGA
- a CDS encoding fibronectin type III domain-containing protein, which produces MRFLMKALATIGSAIALFYGSPALAGTASLAWNANTDSDLAGYKVYYGLAPGNYTSSVDVGNVTSATISNLTDCTLYYFGVKAYDTTGNESTSYSNEVNGWSRPIVQTATPAAAEQGRTLAVTIAGNDFRTGAAAAFSNVGITVNSTTVNACGQVTVNITIGNTAAPGASNVDITDSDGVFGTGTGIFTVQAAVAPTVSSTSPANAATGISIAVHPTVTFSEAMLPTSITSSTVRLLDSTSTPVAQAAGSPSLSSDGLTATITPAANLLQGATYRIQVIGGVSGALDLANHGLAATYLQSTGFATVADTTPPTITAVAATSVTGTSATITWTTNENADSQVFYREVGDPAYQQTAIVAALVTSHSVGLQGLTPSTSYEYYVRSADSAGNVATSTPTSNFSTAANSYSYLRMEAEAGTIVAPMRTVASASAAFQSSYVDTPAGTTTGTATAPAGTDTFGVNVPTAGTWFLWVRMYAPDATSDTMFGSMNGAARAIMTATPLAQWTWIAGPTFTLTAGLNTLEIAGREARAQADRIILTNDPTFVPTEQAVGDTTPPTGDTSFTGTGGIGQVTLNWTNSTSTDFAQTIIRYRTDGKYPVSPSDGFPVTAQSGAPGSADSYVHTGLQSQTTYYYSAFSVDTAGNIGSPAKTSATVTDTTPPASVTNLTRTDKH; this is translated from the coding sequence ATGAGATTCTTGATGAAGGCGCTCGCGACGATCGGGAGCGCTATCGCTCTGTTCTACGGAAGTCCGGCGCTCGCCGGCACCGCGTCTCTGGCGTGGAATGCGAACACGGACTCCGACCTCGCCGGCTACAAGGTCTACTACGGCCTGGCGCCGGGTAACTACACGAGCTCCGTCGACGTCGGCAACGTGACGTCGGCGACGATCAGCAATCTCACCGATTGCACGCTCTACTACTTCGGCGTCAAGGCCTACGACACCACCGGCAACGAGAGCACGAGCTACTCGAACGAGGTCAACGGGTGGTCGCGCCCGATCGTCCAGACGGCGACGCCGGCCGCCGCGGAGCAGGGACGGACCCTCGCGGTCACGATCGCCGGGAACGACTTCCGCACCGGCGCCGCGGCGGCGTTCTCGAACGTCGGGATCACCGTGAACTCGACGACCGTCAACGCCTGCGGCCAGGTGACGGTGAACATCACGATCGGCAACACCGCCGCGCCGGGCGCCTCGAACGTCGACATCACCGACAGCGACGGGGTCTTCGGCACCGGCACCGGCATCTTCACCGTCCAGGCGGCGGTCGCGCCGACCGTCTCCTCGACGAGCCCGGCGAACGCCGCCACGGGCATCTCGATCGCCGTCCATCCGACCGTGACCTTCAGCGAGGCGATGCTGCCGACGTCGATCACGTCGTCGACGGTACGCCTGCTCGACAGCACGAGCACGCCGGTCGCGCAGGCCGCCGGCTCGCCGTCCCTTTCGAGCGACGGCCTGACCGCGACGATCACCCCGGCGGCGAACCTGCTGCAGGGCGCCACGTATCGCATCCAGGTCATCGGCGGCGTGTCCGGCGCCCTCGACCTCGCGAACCACGGGCTCGCGGCGACCTACCTCCAGAGCACCGGCTTCGCGACGGTGGCCGACACGACGCCGCCGACGATCACCGCGGTGGCGGCGACGAGCGTCACCGGCACCTCGGCGACGATCACCTGGACGACGAACGAGAACGCCGACAGCCAGGTCTTCTATCGCGAGGTGGGCGACCCGGCCTACCAGCAGACTGCGATCGTCGCGGCGCTCGTGACGAGCCACAGCGTCGGCCTGCAGGGCCTCACGCCGTCGACCAGCTACGAGTACTACGTCCGCAGCGCCGACTCGGCAGGCAACGTGGCGACCTCGACCCCGACGAGCAACTTCTCGACGGCGGCGAACAGCTACAGCTACCTGCGGATGGAGGCGGAGGCCGGCACGATCGTGGCTCCGATGCGCACGGTCGCCTCGGCGTCGGCCGCCTTCCAGTCGTCCTACGTCGACACCCCGGCCGGCACCACGACCGGGACCGCGACCGCGCCCGCCGGGACGGACACCTTCGGCGTCAACGTCCCGACGGCCGGCACCTGGTTCCTGTGGGTCCGCATGTACGCGCCGGACGCGACCTCGGACACGATGTTCGGGTCGATGAACGGCGCCGCGCGCGCCATCATGACGGCCACACCTCTGGCACAGTGGACGTGGATCGCGGGCCCCACCTTCACGCTCACCGCGGGCCTCAATACGCTCGAGATCGCGGGCCGCGAGGCACGGGCGCAGGCCGACCGCATCATCCTGACGAACGACCCGACGTTCGTTCCGACGGAGCAGGCGGTGGGCGACACCACCCCGCCGACCGGCGATACGAGCTTCACCGGCACCGGCGGCATCGGGCAGGTGACGCTGAACTGGACGAACTCGACCAGCACGGACTTCGCCCAGACGATCATCCGCTACCGCACCGACGGCAAGTACCCGGTGAGCCCGTCGGACGGCTTCCCGGTGACCGCGCAATCGGGCGCGCCGGGATCCGCGGACTCGTACGTCCACACCGGCTTGCAGAGCCAGACGACGTACTACTACAGCGCCTTCTCGGTCGACACGGCGGGCAACATCGGCTCGCCGGCGAAGACCTCGGCGACCGTCACCGACACGACGCCTCCGGCGAGCGTGACGAACCTGACGAGGACGGACAAACACTAG
- a CDS encoding 3'-5' exonuclease, with amino-acid sequence MPPLSLSRPLAFFDLETTGIDPRQDKIVEIAIVRREPDGRREARVWRVDPERPIPKEATAVHGIRDEDVRGLPPFRGVAREIVAHLGDADLAGYNVRRFDVPLLERELKESGVDLALAGRRVIDAMTIFHRKEPRDLSAAVKFFLGRPHDGAHGAEADVLASLDVLEAQLARYPDLPATVDELEQWAHPKAEGAVDREGKFIVREGEVVFAFGRQKGKPLREVARVQRDYLEWILRSDFPDDARKLVEAALRGD; translated from the coding sequence ATGCCGCCGCTCAGCCTCAGCCGTCCGCTGGCGTTCTTCGATTTGGAGACGACCGGCATCGATCCGCGACAGGACAAGATCGTCGAGATCGCGATCGTCCGTCGCGAGCCCGACGGCCGCCGCGAGGCGCGTGTCTGGCGCGTCGATCCCGAGCGCCCGATCCCGAAGGAGGCGACCGCGGTGCACGGGATCCGGGACGAGGACGTCCGCGGGCTGCCGCCGTTTCGCGGGGTCGCGCGCGAGATCGTCGCTCACCTCGGCGACGCCGACCTCGCCGGCTACAACGTGAGGAGGTTCGACGTTCCCCTCCTCGAACGCGAGCTCAAGGAGAGCGGCGTCGATCTCGCGCTCGCGGGCAGGCGCGTCATCGACGCGATGACGATCTTCCACCGGAAAGAGCCGCGCGATCTCTCGGCCGCGGTGAAGTTCTTCCTCGGACGGCCGCACGACGGCGCGCACGGGGCCGAGGCGGACGTCCTCGCCTCGCTCGACGTCCTCGAGGCGCAGCTCGCGCGCTACCCCGATCTTCCGGCGACGGTCGACGAGCTCGAGCAATGGGCCCATCCCAAGGCCGAAGGCGCCGTCGATCGCGAAGGCAAGTTCATCGTGCGCGAGGGCGAGGTCGTCTTCGCGTTCGGGCGACAGAAGGGCAAGCCCCTCCGCGAGGTCGCGCGCGTCCAGCGCGACTACCTCGAATGGATCCTCCGGTCGGACTTCCCCGACGACGCGCGCAAGCTCGTGGAAGCCGCCCTCCGCGGTGATTGA
- a CDS encoding YqgE/AlgH family protein has translation MEAEQDGRTLAPGFLIAVPQLLDPNFRQSVVLLLQQNDEGALGLVVNRESPILLRDLCKDHDIRYAGDPEKHVRVGGPVQPEQGLVLYDTSVNDPEGRQVLEGLQVSASTKTLTRLCGGEGIRFQCYSGYAGWGPGQLERELSEGSWIVANVDPSLVFDMHPDEVWIAILRANGLDPNLIVPGEAD, from the coding sequence ATGGAAGCCGAACAGGACGGGCGCACGCTGGCCCCGGGGTTCTTGATCGCGGTGCCGCAGCTCCTCGACCCGAACTTCCGCCAGTCGGTCGTCCTCCTCCTCCAGCAGAACGACGAAGGAGCGCTCGGCCTCGTCGTGAACCGCGAGTCGCCGATCCTGCTGCGGGACCTCTGCAAGGACCACGACATCCGCTACGCCGGCGATCCGGAGAAGCACGTGCGCGTCGGCGGTCCCGTCCAGCCGGAGCAAGGCCTCGTCCTCTACGACACGTCGGTGAACGATCCGGAGGGCCGCCAGGTCCTGGAAGGCCTCCAGGTCAGCGCGTCGACGAAGACCTTGACGCGCCTCTGCGGCGGCGAAGGGATCCGCTTCCAGTGCTACTCCGGCTACGCCGGCTGGGGCCCGGGCCAGCTCGAGCGCGAGCTCAGCGAGGGCTCGTGGATCGTCGCCAACGTCGATCCGAGCCTCGTCTTCGACATGCATCCGGACGAAGTCTGGATCGCGATCCTGCGCGCGAACGGATTGGACCCGAACCTGATCGTGCCGGGCGAGGCGGACTAG
- the glgP gene encoding alpha-glucan family phosphorylase: MASHPVIKTLPGAEVDLPRDVARLYDLAYNLWWTWSPKAHLLFSAIDPARWIRTRNPVELLLGVEPHLWDSLVQNESFMANYHTVIGEFDRYVAGLDTAWFRKHYPSFHGGPVAYLSTEFGWHECLGIYSGGLGILSGDHCKSASDLGIPFVGVGLMYRRGYFRQTVDADGLQQHSYPDFDIRRLPLLPVAGPGGKPLRTEVELPGRSIALQVWMAQVGRVPVLLLDSDVLDNDPADRPITSILYVHGREMRLCQELVLGVGGARALSAQGVNPSVWHLNEGHSALVAFERIRALADGGASFDDALARTKRSTVFTTHTPVPAGNETFALPLVRRYAEAWANGSVPDLDRYVELGRDGSGDVFNMTVLAIRASSRINGVSKLHGQVADRMWRHLFGDAENAQERIGAITNGVHTATWLGPEMGELLRRYAGPDFGERLLDPGLADDILAIPDDQVWEAHRAQKARLIGLVRERVRGQLARHGRSPDDLRRVETLLDPNTLTLGFARRFATYKRADLLFRDMERLRGIVTSADRPVQILFAGKAHPADKPGQEVLRRIFEAFMSPALWGHVILLENYDMRVARFLVQGVDVWVNTPRRPLEASGTSGMKAAVNGALNLSVLDGWWAEAHDPSLGWAIGRGEDYQDHEAQDREDAASLYDLLAGEVAEAFYRRDASGRPAEWIAKMKRSIARLGPRFSTERMVRDYAIRAYLPAMRENDPSLDEERLWAP; encoded by the coding sequence ATGGCTTCGCATCCCGTCATCAAGACGCTCCCCGGCGCCGAGGTCGATCTTCCACGCGACGTCGCGCGTCTCTACGATCTCGCCTACAACCTTTGGTGGACCTGGTCGCCGAAAGCTCACCTCCTCTTCTCCGCGATCGATCCCGCCCGCTGGATCCGCACGCGCAACCCCGTCGAGCTGCTCCTCGGCGTCGAGCCGCACCTGTGGGACTCGCTCGTCCAGAACGAGAGCTTCATGGCGAACTACCACACGGTCATCGGCGAGTTCGACCGCTACGTCGCCGGCCTCGACACGGCGTGGTTCCGCAAGCACTACCCCTCGTTCCACGGCGGCCCGGTCGCATACCTCTCCACCGAGTTCGGGTGGCACGAATGCCTCGGGATCTACTCCGGCGGTCTCGGAATCCTCTCCGGCGACCACTGCAAGTCGGCCAGCGACCTCGGCATCCCGTTCGTCGGCGTCGGGCTCATGTACCGCCGCGGCTACTTCCGGCAGACGGTCGATGCCGACGGCCTCCAGCAGCATTCCTACCCCGACTTCGACATCCGGCGCCTCCCGCTCCTGCCGGTCGCCGGTCCCGGTGGCAAGCCGCTGCGCACCGAGGTCGAGTTGCCCGGCAGGTCGATCGCGCTGCAGGTCTGGATGGCTCAGGTCGGGCGCGTTCCAGTCCTCCTGCTCGACTCGGACGTCCTCGACAACGATCCGGCCGACCGCCCGATCACCTCGATCCTCTACGTCCACGGCCGTGAGATGCGCCTGTGCCAGGAGCTCGTCCTCGGGGTCGGCGGCGCCCGCGCGCTCAGCGCGCAGGGCGTCAACCCTTCGGTCTGGCACCTCAACGAAGGCCATTCGGCGCTCGTCGCCTTCGAGCGCATCCGCGCGCTCGCCGACGGCGGGGCCTCGTTCGACGACGCGCTCGCGCGCACGAAGCGCAGCACGGTCTTCACGACCCACACGCCGGTCCCGGCGGGGAACGAGACGTTCGCTCTCCCGCTCGTCCGTCGTTACGCCGAGGCGTGGGCCAATGGAAGCGTTCCCGACCTCGACCGGTACGTCGAGCTCGGGCGCGACGGGTCCGGCGACGTCTTCAACATGACCGTGCTCGCGATCCGCGCGTCGTCCCGGATCAACGGGGTGAGCAAGCTCCACGGCCAGGTCGCCGACCGCATGTGGCGCCATCTCTTCGGAGACGCGGAAAACGCCCAGGAGCGTATCGGGGCGATCACGAACGGCGTGCACACGGCGACGTGGCTCGGACCCGAGATGGGTGAGCTGCTGCGCCGCTACGCCGGCCCCGACTTCGGCGAGCGCCTCCTCGACCCCGGCCTCGCCGACGACATCCTCGCCATCCCGGACGACCAGGTGTGGGAGGCGCACCGCGCGCAGAAGGCCCGCCTCATCGGCCTCGTCCGCGAGCGCGTCCGCGGCCAGCTCGCGCGGCACGGCCGCTCCCCCGACGACCTGAGGCGCGTCGAGACCCTGCTCGACCCGAACACCTTGACCCTCGGCTTCGCCCGGCGCTTTGCGACCTACAAGCGCGCGGACCTTCTCTTCCGCGACATGGAGCGCCTGCGCGGTATCGTCACGTCGGCGGACCGGCCGGTCCAGATCCTCTTCGCCGGGAAGGCGCACCCCGCCGACAAGCCGGGGCAAGAGGTGCTGCGGCGAATCTTCGAAGCGTTCATGAGCCCCGCGCTCTGGGGCCACGTCATCCTGCTCGAGAACTACGACATGCGGGTCGCGCGCTTCCTCGTCCAGGGCGTCGACGTCTGGGTCAACACGCCGCGGCGCCCGCTCGAGGCGAGCGGCACGTCGGGAATGAAGGCTGCGGTGAACGGCGCGCTCAACCTGAGCGTCCTCGATGGATGGTGGGCCGAGGCGCACGACCCGTCGCTCGGCTGGGCGATCGGGCGCGGCGAGGACTACCAAGACCACGAGGCGCAGGATCGCGAAGATGCCGCGTCGCTCTACGACCTCCTCGCCGGCGAGGTCGCCGAGGCGTTCTACCGTCGCGACGCTTCCGGCCGGCCGGCCGAGTGGATCGCGAAGATGAAGCGCTCGATCGCCCGCCTCGGGCCGCGCTTCTCGACCGAGCGCATGGTCCGCGACTACGCGATCCGCGCTTACCTGCCCGCGATGCGCGAGAACGATCCGTCGCTCGACGAAGAGAGGCTCTGGGCGCCGTAG
- the efp gene encoding elongation factor P yields the protein MISTTDFKRGARILLDGQPYQLEDYQVQTPSARGAATLVRCKLRNIVDGSLVDKTFKSGEKFEEPDVQFRQVQFLYADGEACHFMDQGSYEQVAIPNERIEDTVPWLTDGLVLNAVYWNGSVAGISLPQYVEAEVDMAGAGAKGDTASGKNLKDATLTNGLTIRVPLFVESGERVLVDPRTLEFIKRAGK from the coding sequence ATGATCAGCACGACCGACTTCAAGCGGGGCGCCCGCATCCTCCTCGACGGCCAGCCGTACCAGCTCGAGGACTACCAGGTGCAGACCCCGTCGGCGCGCGGCGCCGCGACCCTCGTCCGCTGCAAGCTCCGGAACATCGTCGACGGATCGCTCGTCGACAAGACGTTCAAGTCGGGCGAGAAGTTCGAGGAGCCCGACGTTCAGTTCCGGCAGGTCCAGTTCCTCTACGCCGACGGCGAGGCGTGCCACTTCATGGACCAGGGGAGCTACGAGCAGGTCGCGATCCCGAACGAGCGGATCGAGGACACGGTGCCGTGGCTCACCGACGGCCTCGTCTTGAACGCGGTCTACTGGAACGGCAGCGTCGCCGGGATCAGCCTGCCGCAGTACGTCGAGGCCGAGGTCGACATGGCCGGTGCCGGTGCCAAGGGCGACACCGCGAGCGGCAAGAACCTGAAGGACGCGACGCTCACGAACGGCCTGACGATCCGCGTTCCGCTCTTCGTCGAGTCGGGCGAGAGGGTCCTCGTCGATCCGAGGACCCTCGAGTTCATCAAGCGCGCCGGGAAATAG
- a CDS encoding DNA topoisomerase IV subunit A, with translation MKSPQSEKARLDRVTLQAIADVASGIETKIEKHGKPEVAFPVRSLSNVRYDPKKGYFEIGKGKSTRTLTVNTAKTFAQTLKMMALSKEMVDTNDFATKRDAYYQSKNWGEAKFDEQGESDMVMDDIEAMFSSEGVSREQLRYIPDEHGGAIAGELIVNDTDLETGKVERIDCTKFGSGAYSIPSLVEHLTFETKAKFILCIETGGMFQRLQSHKFWQKSHCILVSMAGVPTRATRRFVRRLSDQCKIPVYAFVDCDPYGISNIYRTLKVGSGNAAHINRFFCVPQASFLGVTPSDIVDYKLPTHPLKDVDVKRAKDALKNDPFFKIHRPWAQAIEQLIKMGVRAEQQALARWGLNYVIDEYLPQKLKATAKFLP, from the coding sequence GTGAAATCACCGCAATCCGAGAAAGCCCGTCTCGACCGCGTCACGCTCCAAGCGATCGCCGACGTCGCCTCCGGGATCGAGACCAAGATCGAGAAGCACGGGAAGCCGGAAGTCGCCTTTCCGGTGCGCTCGCTCTCGAACGTCCGCTACGACCCGAAGAAGGGTTACTTCGAGATCGGCAAAGGAAAATCGACGCGCACGCTCACGGTGAACACCGCAAAGACCTTTGCGCAGACGTTGAAGATGATGGCCTTGTCGAAGGAGATGGTGGACACGAACGACTTCGCCACGAAGCGAGACGCGTACTACCAATCGAAGAACTGGGGCGAGGCGAAGTTCGACGAGCAGGGCGAGTCGGACATGGTCATGGACGACATCGAGGCGATGTTCTCGTCTGAAGGGGTCAGCCGCGAGCAGCTCCGCTACATTCCCGACGAGCATGGCGGCGCGATCGCGGGCGAGCTGATCGTCAACGACACCGACCTCGAGACCGGCAAGGTCGAGCGGATCGACTGCACGAAGTTCGGCTCCGGCGCCTACTCCATCCCGTCGCTGGTGGAACATCTCACGTTCGAGACCAAGGCGAAGTTCATCCTCTGCATCGAGACCGGCGGCATGTTCCAGCGCCTCCAGAGCCACAAGTTCTGGCAGAAGTCGCACTGCATCCTCGTCTCGATGGCGGGCGTGCCGACGCGCGCGACGCGGCGATTCGTGCGGCGACTTTCGGACCAGTGCAAGATCCCCGTCTACGCCTTCGTCGATTGCGACCCGTACGGGATCTCGAACATCTACCGCACGCTCAAGGTCGGCTCGGGGAACGCGGCGCACATCAACCGCTTCTTCTGCGTGCCCCAGGCGAGTTTCCTCGGCGTCACGCCGTCGGACATCGTCGACTACAAGCTGCCGACGCACCCGCTCAAGGACGTCGACGTCAAGCGCGCCAAGGATGCACTGAAGAACGACCCGTTCTTCAAGATCCACCGCCCGTGGGCGCAGGCGATCGAGCAGCTCATCAAGATGGGTGTCCGCGCCGAGCAGCAGGCCCTCGCCCGCTGGGGCCTGAACTACGTCATCGACGAGTACTTGCCGCAGAAGCTCAAGGCGACGGCGAAGTTCCTGCCGTGA
- a CDS encoding tRNA (adenine(22)-N(1))-methyltransferase TrmK produces the protein PWSRRLRYRAGDGLAALEPADRIDTVVLAGVGGRTIVRILSAPPALPRRLVLQPRTEERALRRWLSERGLVPVAETLTEERGRQHLTLAAEPGPDEELYRYPGLTRDDLLAAGPLLVRAGSETLRRRWAAEADRWKTLRPEGPELRRAERVLAAISRRA, from the coding sequence GCCGTGGTCCCGGCGCCTGCGCTACCGCGCCGGCGACGGCCTCGCGGCGCTCGAGCCGGCCGACCGGATCGACACCGTCGTTCTCGCGGGGGTCGGCGGGCGGACGATCGTCCGGATCCTCTCGGCGCCGCCGGCGCTCCCGCGGCGGCTCGTCCTCCAGCCGCGTACCGAGGAGCGCGCGCTGCGCCGGTGGCTCTCGGAGCGCGGCCTCGTCCCGGTCGCGGAGACCCTGACGGAGGAGCGCGGCCGCCAGCACCTCACGCTGGCCGCCGAACCGGGGCCCGACGAGGAGCTCTACCGCTACCCCGGGCTGACCCGCGACGACCTCCTCGCCGCCGGCCCGCTCCTCGTGCGCGCGGGGAGCGAGACGCTCCGGCGGCGCTGGGCGGCGGAGGCGGACCGCTGGAAGACGCTCCGGCCGGAGGGGCCCGAGCTGCGGCGGGCCGAACGGGTGCTGGCGGCTATTTCCCGGCGCGCTTGA